A region of Peromyscus maniculatus bairdii isolate BWxNUB_F1_BW_parent chromosome 7, HU_Pman_BW_mat_3.1, whole genome shotgun sequence DNA encodes the following proteins:
- the Minar1 gene encoding major intrinsically disordered Notch2-binding receptor 1 — MEASQEASLFLVKILEELDSKQNTVSYQDLCKSLCAQFDLSQLAKLRSVLFYTACLDPNFPATLFKDKMKCSVNNQQSKKIMVAADIVTIFNLIQMNGGTAKEKLPTSCPKVRKKEASFESCRSDTEVCNPTVCEPLNCELGERPFSRGYPTRQSSKCRKRDCKECPQFVPASEPNFLLGVSKEVKNRAASLDRLQALSPYSVASPQPCEMQRTYFPMNIENESISDQDSLSISQGIKETFISSEEPFVVQSCVQKRNIFKEEFHNLMTVSPSLVGPTNKAEEDHGETQSQKELHKPPFFNHSFEMPYHNQYLNPVYSPIPDKRRAKHESLDDLQASTYFGPTPVMGTQDARRCPGRPSKQTPWPAKSWSLNTEEVPDFERSFFNRNPSEEKLRYPNSGSQTPNFSGPDRHQTYLVPKDQQKVLPAGYGVKPSGLKSKEISSPVDLEKHEAVKKFKDKSISCTSGQHSSDTSSVGTQTEQHVLDPPKCKDLCTLAQAKYSDRHAMKHSDDDSEIVSDDISDIFRFLDDMSISGSTGVIQSSCYNSTGSLSQLHKSDCDSSPEHNLAKITNGGPSSKGDKCHRPENVHRSEEELKSSVCRLVLRIGEIERKLESLSGVREEISQVLGKLNKLDQKIQQPEKVNVQIDLNSLTSEAPSDDSASPRVFRAHSGSHGPKLENSPDWCCSDASGSNSESLRVKALKKSLFTRPSSRSLTEENSATESKIASISNSPRDWRTITYTNRMSLNEEEIKDAGPGDSKDWHRKSKEADRQYDIPPQHRLPKQPKESFLVEQVFSPHPYPTSLKAHMKSNPLYTDMRLTELAEVKRGQPSWTIEEYARNSGDKGKLTALDLQTQESLNPNNLEYWMEDIYTPGYDSLLKRKEAEFRRAKVCKIAALITAAACTVILVIVVPICTMKS, encoded by the exons ATGGAGGCCAGTCAGGAAGCTTCTCTCTTTTTGGTGAAGATCTTAGAAGAATTGGACAGTAAGCAAAATACTGTTTCCTATCAAGACCTGTGCAAGTCACTGTGTGCCCAGTTTGATCTGTCTCAGCTTGCCAAACTGAGAAGCGTGCTTTTCTACACAGCATGTCTCGACCCCAACTTTCCAGCCACTTTATTCAAAGACAAGATGAAATGCTCTGTAAATAATCAGCAGTCAAAGAAGATCATGGTGGCAGCAGATATCGTGACGATCTTCAACCTGATCCAAATGAATGGGGGCACTGCCAAAGAGAAGCTACCCACAAGTTGCCCCAAGGTGCGCAAGAAGGAGGCGTCCTTTGAATCTTGCAGGTCAGACACTGAGGTGTGCAACCCAACAGTCTGTgagcctctgaactgtgagctagGCGAGAGGCCCTTTAGCCGAGGCTACCCCACCAGGCAATCATCCAAATGCCGGAAGAGGGACTGCAAGGAATGCCCACAGTTTGTCCCTGCCTCTGAGCCCAACTTCCTGTTGGGTGTCAGCAAAGAGGTGAAAAACCGGGCAGCATCTCTGGACAGGCTGCAAGCCCTGTCTCCATATTCTGTGGCCAGTCCTCAGCCCTGTGAGATGCAGAGGACCTATTTCCCCATGAATATTGAGAACGAATCCATTTCAGATCAGGACTCGCTGTCCATCAGCCAAGGCATCAAGGAGACCTTCATCTCCAGTGAGGAACCATTTGTGGTTCAGTCTTGCGTTCAGAAAAGGaacatcttcaaagaagagtttcACAATCTCATGACTGTGTCCCCCAGTTTGGTTGGTCCCACTAACAAAGCAGAGGAGGATCATGGGGAGACCCAGAGTCAGAAGGAGCTCCACAAGCCCCCCTTCTTTAACCACAGCTTTGAGATGCCTTACCACAACCAGTACCTGAATCCAGTGTATTCCCCGATCCCTGACAAAAGGCGGGCAAAGCATGAAAGCTTAGATGACCTTCAAGCCTCTACCTATTTTGGACCCACCCCAGTGATGGGAACACAAGATGCTAGGCGCTGTCCAGGAAGGCCCAGTAAACAGACTCCATGGCCTGCCAAAAGCTGGAGCCTAAACACGGAGGAAGTGCCTGACTTTGAACGGTCCTTTTTCAATAGAAATCCCTCTGAAGAGAAGCTACGCTATCCAAATTCTGGCAGCCAGACCCCCAATTTCTCAGGCCCGGACAGGCATCAAACTTACCTGGTGCCAAAGGATCAACAGAAGGTTCTCCCTGCCGGCTATGGAGTGAAACCAAGTGGACTCAAATCTAAAGAGATCTCATCCCCTGTGGACCTGGAGAAGCATGAAGCGGTCAAAAAGTTTAAAGACAAGAGCATCAGTTGCACTAGTGGGCAGCACAGCTCGGACACCAGCAGCGTGGGTACCCAGACAGAGCAGCATGTGCTGGATCCCCCAAAATGTAAGGACTTGTGTACCTTGGCTCAGGCCAAGTACAGTGACAGGCATGCCATGAAGCACTCGGATGATGACTCAGAAATTGTCAGCGACGACATCAGTGACATTTTCCGGTTTCTCGATGACATGAGCATCAGCGGCTCCACGGGAGTGATCCAGTCCTCCTGCTACAACAGCACCGGCTCCTTGTCTCAGCTTCATAAGTCAGACTGTGACAGCTCGCCAGAGCATAACCTCGCCAAAATCACCAACGGGGGCCCCAGCAGCAAGGGAGACAAGTGTCACCGGCCTGAAAACGTCCACCGCTCGGAAGAAGAGTTGAAGAGCAGCGTGTGCAGACTGGTTCTCAGGATCGGTGAGATTGAGCGGAAGCTGGAGTCACTGTCGGGGGTCCGGGAGGAAATCTCCCAGGTCCTTGGGAAACTCAATAAGTTAGATCAGAAAATACAGCAGCCGGAGAAGGTGAATGTCCAGATTGACCTGAACTCCTTGACCAGTGAGGCACCTTCCGATGACAGTGCCTCTCCGAGGGTCTTCCGCGCACACAGTGGCTCCCATGGACCCAAGCTGGAGAACAGCCCGGACTGGTGCTGCTCCGATGCCAGTGGAAGCAATAGTGAAAGCCTGCGTGTCAAGGCCTTAAAGAAAAGCCTCTTTACCAGGCCGTCTTCCAGGTCCCTGACCGAGGAGAACAGTGCCACAGAGTCCAAAATTGCCAGCATCTCCAACTCTCCCAGAGACTGGCGAACCATTACTTACACCAACCGCATGAGCCTCAACGAAGAGGAGATAAAAGATGCGGGCCCGGGTGATAGCAAAGACTGGCATCGGAAATCTAAGGAG gcagacaggcagtATGACATTCCCCCACAGCACCGACTGCCCAAGCAACCCAAAGAGAGCTTCCTGGTAGAGCAAGTCTTCAGTCCGCATCCTTACCCCACCTCTCTCAAGGCCCACATGAAGAGCAATCCCCTGTATACAGACATGCGGCTGACTGAGCTAGCTGAGGTCAAGCGGGGCCAGCCTTCTTGGACCATAGAGGAGTATGCTCGCAACTCTGGTGACAAAGGCAAGCTGACAGCCCTGGACCTACAG ACTCAAGAATCTTTAAACCCAAACAACTTAGAATACTGGATGGAAGATATTTATACTCCAGGCTATGATTCATTACTAAAGCGGAAAGAAGCTGAATTCAGACGAGCCAAGGTCTGCAAGATCGCTGCTCTCATCACAGCTGCTGCATGTACGGTCATTCTAGTCATTGTAGTGCCCATCTGCACGATGAAGTCCTGA